One window of Acidobacteriota bacterium genomic DNA carries:
- a CDS encoding cytochrome b N-terminal domain-containing protein produces MSEKKKSILSSVTDMPAAIWSSVFRNNLPYTDLGRSKTSFNNFFLHIHPVKVHKHTLKPWFTMGLGLISLFLFLILVVTGILLMFYYVPSTTQAYDRMLDLRGSVAFGVFLRNMHRWSAHGMVAAVFLHMCRVFFTGSYKKPREFNWVLGVVLFLLTLFLSFTGYLLPWDQLAFWAITVGTAIAGYAPVFGEEIRFLLLGDTTVGQEALLRFYVLHVAVLPVVMVLLIAIHFWRIRKDGGLSRPEDADIVETSAVTAPAEPSPTEGINVIEKKRYGIQGLVRGPFAKVGNVPDNSVFSYPNLLLAELFVFILTVLGVLVVSAFFDAPLEEAVNVLHPPNPAKAPWYFLGLQEMVSYSAFWGGVGIPAIEVLILLLVPYFDRGQKGIGRWFAKERLLANTLFMTFVVVNIVLIIIGTFFRGQNWEFVSPF; encoded by the coding sequence ATGAGCGAGAAAAAGAAAAGTATCTTAAGTTCTGTCACTGACATGCCGGCCGCGATCTGGTCGTCCGTCTTCAGAAACAATCTGCCGTATACCGATCTGGGGAGATCAAAGACGAGCTTCAACAACTTCTTTCTCCACATTCATCCGGTAAAGGTGCACAAACACACTCTGAAACCGTGGTTTACGATGGGACTCGGGCTGATCAGCCTGTTTTTGTTTCTGATACTCGTCGTCACCGGCATACTGCTGATGTTCTATTACGTGCCGTCGACGACGCAGGCGTACGACCGCATGCTCGACTTGCGCGGTTCCGTCGCGTTCGGCGTGTTTCTGCGCAATATGCATCGCTGGTCGGCGCACGGAATGGTGGCGGCCGTCTTTCTGCATATGTGCCGCGTGTTCTTTACGGGTTCGTACAAGAAGCCGCGCGAGTTCAACTGGGTGCTCGGCGTCGTTCTGTTCCTGCTGACGCTGTTCCTGAGTTTTACCGGTTATCTGCTGCCGTGGGACCAGCTCGCTTTCTGGGCGATCACGGTCGGCACCGCGATCGCCGGCTACGCGCCGGTTTTCGGGGAAGAGATCCGGTTCTTATTGCTTGGCGACACGACAGTCGGACAGGAAGCGTTGCTTCGCTTTTACGTCCTGCACGTCGCGGTGCTGCCGGTCGTGATGGTCTTGCTCATCGCGATCCATTTCTGGCGCATTCGCAAGGACGGTGGCCTTTCCCGTCCCGAAGATGCGGATATCGTTGAAACTTCAGCGGTTACGGCTCCGGCGGAACCTTCGCCGACGGAAGGAATCAACGTCATCGAGAAGAAACGTTACGGAATTCAGGGACTCGTCCGCGGACCGTTCGCCAAAGTCGGCAACGTGCCCGACAATTCGGTCTTCAGCTATCCCAATTTGCTGCTCGCGGAGCTCTTTGTTTTCATTCTCACGGTTCTCGGCGTTCTGGTGGTCTCGGCGTTCTTCGACGCGCCGCTCGAAGAAGCGGTCAACGTCCTTCATCCGCCGAATCCGGCGAAGGCGCCTTGGTACTTCCTCGGACTTCAGGAAATGGTCAGCTATTCAGCGTTCTGGGGCGGTGTCGGAATTCCGGCGATCGAGGTGCTGATACTGCTCCTCGTGCCTTATTTCGACCGCGGCCAAAAAGGCATCGGCCGGTGGTTCGCGAAGGAAAGGTTGCTGGCGAACACGCTGTTTATGACTTTCGTCGTCGTGAACATCGTGCTGATCATCATCGGAACGTTTTTCAGGGGTCAGAACTGGGAGTTTGTGTCGCCGTTCTAG
- a CDS encoding Rrf2 family transcriptional regulator yields MIISKATGYGIRALAYLASQTDLRLCGLNEIAVSENIPPVYLRKLLGELRRHRIVESVKGVHGGYLLARQPQNITLWDVFTLLDHDPYLDECLLCGSRDENPKCAFCKEWKRIRDDLIGLFKTKTIADYALESRTIDFYR; encoded by the coding sequence ATGATCATCTCAAAGGCTACGGGATACGGCATCAGAGCGTTGGCTTATTTGGCAAGCCAGACGGACTTAAGGCTTTGCGGCCTCAACGAGATCGCGGTGAGCGAGAATATCCCGCCGGTCTATCTGAGAAAACTGCTCGGCGAACTTCGAAGGCATCGGATCGTTGAATCGGTCAAGGGCGTTCACGGCGGTTATCTGCTCGCCCGGCAACCTCAAAACATTACTTTGTGGGATGTTTTTACTCTGCTCGACCACGATCCGTACCTCGATGAATGCCTGCTTTGCGGTTCTCGCGACGAGAATCCGAAATGCGCGTTTTGCAAGGAATGGAAGCGGATTCGCGACGATCTGATCGGATTGTTCAAGACGAAAACGATCGCCGATTACGCGCTGGAATCACGGACGATCGATTTCTATCGTTGA
- a CDS encoding long-chain fatty acid--CoA ligase, producing the protein MINANMIGFENLPQTIPHFCLESFRRNAKPDALSFKLNDVWEHLSGSEVIDKIKNVARGLAELGVRAGDKIAIISENRPEWSIVDIALLSLRAVNVPIYTTQAVEQIRYILEDSGAKMLFISGRKLWKHAERAAQSVERLEKIVFFDDEPLPESDNRAILLSDIEKRGVEAEKIDSQSFERFLAEVKTEDLATIIYTSGTTGEPKGVMLTHENFVSNIVAISQGLPISKADRSLAVLPLSHIFERTVFYVLCANGVSVHYCAAFDQLAGHLQEVKPTIMTAVPRLFEQVYHKIVKKGKAAGGWKTQLFEWALDVGQEYWAAKDKHKSISPVLAAKHALASKLVFSKWRDGVGGSLRFFVSGGAPLSKKLSYAFWAAGIPILQGYGMTEACVTCANRPENNKVGSIGVPFEGIEMSIAEKDGEVLVRGKNVMQGYYNKPEETAKVIDEDGWYHTGDVGYQDEDGHFYITDRLKDLFKLSNGKYVAPLQVESLLKQSPLIGQPVVVGSGRKQVGALIVPDWDTLKQTLADEGITTNGSREELCDNPYVVKRVQREAIELTRELSDYERVKRVYLLPREFSIDRGEMTPTLKIKRSVIDEKYEEAIDDICGS; encoded by the coding sequence ATGATTAACGCAAATATGATCGGGTTTGAGAACCTGCCGCAGACGATCCCGCATTTTTGTCTGGAGTCTTTTCGCCGCAACGCCAAGCCGGACGCGCTCAGTTTCAAACTCAACGACGTTTGGGAGCATCTGTCGGGCTCAGAGGTGATCGATAAGATCAAGAACGTCGCCCGCGGATTGGCGGAACTCGGCGTCAGGGCCGGAGACAAGATCGCGATCATCTCGGAGAATCGTCCGGAATGGTCGATCGTCGATATCGCGCTTCTGTCGTTGCGGGCGGTCAACGTTCCGATCTACACGACGCAGGCCGTCGAACAGATCCGTTACATCCTTGAAGATTCGGGCGCGAAAATGCTCTTTATCTCGGGCAGGAAACTCTGGAAGCACGCAGAGCGCGCGGCGCAGAGCGTCGAACGGCTCGAAAAGATCGTGTTTTTCGACGACGAACCGCTGCCCGAAAGCGACAATCGTGCGATTCTCTTGTCGGACATCGAAAAACGAGGCGTCGAAGCAGAGAAGATCGATTCGCAAAGTTTCGAGCGTTTTCTGGCGGAGGTCAAAACCGAAGATCTGGCGACGATCATCTATACTTCGGGGACGACGGGCGAACCGAAAGGCGTGATGCTGACGCACGAGAATTTCGTCTCAAACATCGTCGCCATCTCCCAAGGCTTGCCGATCTCGAAAGCGGACCGTTCGCTCGCGGTTCTGCCGTTATCGCACATTTTTGAACGAACGGTCTTCTATGTCCTTTGCGCCAACGGCGTTTCGGTGCATTATTGCGCGGCTTTCGATCAGCTTGCCGGTCATCTGCAGGAAGTCAAACCGACGATAATGACTGCCGTACCGCGGCTTTTCGAGCAGGTCTATCACAAGATCGTAAAGAAAGGAAAGGCCGCCGGCGGTTGGAAAACCCAGCTTTTCGAGTGGGCGCTCGACGTCGGTCAGGAGTATTGGGCGGCGAAGGACAAGCATAAATCCATTTCTCCGGTGCTTGCCGCAAAGCACGCGCTCGCGAGCAAACTCGTCTTTTCGAAATGGCGCGACGGTGTCGGCGGTTCGTTGCGGTTCTTTGTTTCGGGCGGCGCGCCGTTATCGAAAAAACTCTCGTACGCATTCTGGGCGGCCGGGATCCCGATCCTCCAGGGTTACGGAATGACCGAAGCCTGCGTCACCTGCGCAAATCGTCCCGAAAACAACAAGGTCGGCTCGATCGGCGTGCCGTTCGAAGGGATCGAGATGTCGATCGCAGAAAAGGACGGCGAGGTTCTGGTTCGCGGCAAGAACGTGATGCAGGGCTATTACAACAAGCCAGAAGAAACGGCCAAGGTCATCGATGAAGACGGCTGGTATCACACCGGCGACGTCGGTTATCAGGATGAGGACGGCCATTTCTATATTACGGATCGCTTGAAAGATCTTTTCAAACTCTCAAACGGCAAGTACGTCGCTCCGCTTCAGGTCGAAAGCCTTTTGAAACAGTCGCCGCTGATCGGCCAGCCGGTGGTCGTCGGTTCCGGCCGCAAACAGGTCGGCGCGCTTATCGTGCCGGACTGGGACACTTTGAAACAGACGCTCGCCGACGAAGGCATCACGACCAACGGCAGCCGCGAAGAACTTTGCGACAATCCGTATGTCGTCAAACGGGTCCAGAGAGAAGCGATCGAACTGACCCGCGAACTGAGCGATTACGAGCGGGTCAAACGCGTCTACCTTCTTCCGCGCGAGTTCTCGATCGACCGCGGCGAAATGACTCCGACACTCAAGATCAAGCGCAGCGTCATCGACGAAAAATACGAAGAAGCCATCGACGACATCTGCGGCAGCTAA
- a CDS encoding Rieske (2Fe-2S) protein, producing MSDKHNAQEESSEPISRRKVLAWLTSMGLLGSGIVTVFSNLVFIKPRATYGQPTRFSIGTPDEYPPGTRIALGDQKVAIVREGNKMAAISITCTHLGCIVGVAETGFACPCHGSRFDQDGNVTGGPAPKALPWYEVSMAPNGELEVDKGKEITAGKWFAV from the coding sequence ATGAGCGACAAGCATAACGCTCAAGAGGAGTCGAGCGAACCCATTTCGAGGCGCAAGGTTTTGGCCTGGCTGACAAGTATGGGGTTGCTCGGATCCGGCATCGTGACGGTTTTTTCGAACCTTGTGTTCATCAAACCGCGGGCGACGTACGGTCAGCCGACAAGATTCAGCATCGGCACGCCCGACGAATATCCGCCCGGAACGCGCATCGCGCTCGGCGACCAGAAAGTTGCGATCGTCCGCGAAGGCAACAAAATGGCGGCGATCTCGATCACCTGCACGCATCTCGGATGCATCGTCGGCGTGGCTGAAACCGGATTTGCCTGTCCGTGTCACGGATCAAGGTTCGATCAGGACGGGAACGTGACGGGCGGCCCGGCGCCGAAAGCGCTGCCGTGGTACGAAGTGTCGATGGCGCCGAACGGCGAGCTGGAAGTGGACAAAGGCAAGGAAATCACCGCCGGCAAATGGTTCGCGGTCTAA
- a CDS encoding response regulator transcription factor has translation MARNRQPLKSYDIQVRTNGRPQWCNVSVLIVEESRSVAPHTIHIARPADLHKRFELLMRDFVVNETDLPLVHIDALRSTKRTPTTLVDLSTRQIEILRFLARGVKSAEIAKELFISRTTVNNHIQHIFKKLDAHTRLEAVRRAEQAGLI, from the coding sequence ATGGCACGGAATCGTCAACCGCTGAAGAGCTATGATATCCAGGTGAGGACGAACGGCAGGCCTCAATGGTGCAACGTTTCGGTGCTGATAGTCGAAGAATCGAGATCGGTCGCGCCGCACACGATCCATATCGCGCGTCCCGCCGATCTTCACAAACGATTCGAACTTCTTATGCGGGACTTTGTGGTCAACGAGACCGATCTTCCGCTGGTCCACATCGATGCGCTGCGTTCAACAAAGCGGACGCCGACGACTCTTGTCGACCTTTCGACACGTCAGATCGAGATCCTGCGCTTTCTAGCACGTGGGGTCAAATCGGCCGAGATCGCGAAGGAACTATTCATCAGCCGGACAACCGTCAACAATCACATTCAGCACATCTTCAAGAAGCTCGACGCCCACACCCGGCTCGAAGCCGTTCGCCGCGCCGAGCAGGCCGGACTCATCTGA